A genomic region of uncultured Roseibium sp. contains the following coding sequences:
- a CDS encoding altronate dehydratase family protein yields MIGSGFIKLRADDNVVIALRPLPAGTELDGVSRALSGQIQPGHKIASSAISRGDNVYRYGQVIGQAKVDIQPGEHVHSHNLGMQDHSLQDHEFASHNTPLPVIDHSRTFLGYKRADGRTGTRNYLGILTSVNCSGSVAQFIAEAAEKDGLLDRFPNVDGIVPIVHGTGCGMSGENEGYAALFRTLSGYAQHPNFGGILLIGLGCEVMQISDLVGGRPIRADGALRYMTIQHEGGTRRTIEKGLEELEGIAGIANKVARSPAPISDITVGMQCGGSDGYSGITANPALGYASDLIVRHGGTTILSETPEIYGAEHLLTRRAQSRDIGEKLLERIRWWEDYTTRHGGEMDNNPSPGNKRGGLTTILEKSLGAVAKGGTAPLAGVYEFAEQVDRKGFVFMDSPGFDPCSVTGQVASGSNLVVFTTGRGSVSGYKPTPCIKLATNSDMYRRMSEDMDLNCGDIVTDGVTIEEKGEELFELLLRVASGEHTKSEELGFGGVEFVPWQIGAVM; encoded by the coding sequence ATGATCGGAAGCGGATTCATCAAGCTCAGGGCGGACGACAATGTCGTCATCGCCTTGCGACCGCTTCCCGCAGGTACGGAACTTGACGGTGTGTCTCGGGCACTGAGCGGTCAGATTCAGCCAGGCCACAAGATCGCTTCGTCGGCCATCTCCAGGGGTGACAACGTCTATCGCTACGGCCAGGTTATCGGGCAGGCGAAAGTGGACATCCAGCCCGGAGAACATGTGCATTCGCACAATCTCGGCATGCAGGACCACAGTCTGCAGGATCATGAATTCGCCTCTCACAATACGCCATTACCCGTGATCGACCATTCAAGAACGTTTCTCGGATACAAACGCGCCGATGGACGCACCGGCACACGTAATTATCTCGGCATACTCACCTCGGTGAATTGCTCCGGGTCCGTCGCCCAGTTCATCGCGGAGGCCGCCGAGAAAGACGGGCTGCTCGACCGGTTTCCCAACGTGGATGGCATCGTGCCGATCGTGCATGGGACCGGTTGCGGCATGTCAGGTGAGAACGAGGGCTACGCGGCGCTCTTCCGGACCTTGTCTGGCTATGCCCAGCACCCGAATTTCGGCGGCATTCTCCTGATCGGCCTCGGCTGCGAGGTCATGCAGATTTCCGACCTTGTCGGCGGACGCCCGATCCGGGCGGACGGCGCCCTGCGCTACATGACTATTCAGCACGAGGGCGGCACGCGCAGGACCATCGAGAAGGGACTTGAGGAACTCGAGGGGATAGCTGGAATTGCCAACAAGGTGGCGCGGAGCCCCGCGCCGATCAGCGATATCACAGTGGGCATGCAATGCGGTGGCTCCGACGGGTATTCTGGCATCACGGCAAATCCCGCGCTCGGGTATGCCTCGGACCTGATCGTGCGTCATGGTGGTACGACGATCCTGTCCGAGACACCCGAGATCTACGGAGCGGAGCACCTGTTGACGCGCCGGGCGCAATCCCGGGATATCGGCGAGAAACTGCTGGAGCGCATCCGCTGGTGGGAGGATTACACCACACGGCACGGCGGCGAAATGGATAACAATCCGAGCCCGGGAAACAAGCGCGGCGGCCTGACGACGATCCTTGAAAAGTCCCTGGGGGCCGTTGCCAAGGGCGGAACCGCGCCGCTCGCCGGTGTCTATGAATTCGCCGAACAGGTTGACCGCAAGGGTTTCGTTTTCATGGACAGCCCCGGTTTCGACCCGTGTTCGGTGACAGGACAAGTGGCTTCCGGATCAAACCTGGTCGTGTTCACCACCGGACGGGGATCCGTCTCCGGCTACAAGCCGACACCCTGCATCAAACTGGCGACGAACTCGGACATGTACCGGCGCATGTCCGAAGACATGGATCTCAACTGCGGCGACATCGTCACGGACGGTGTGACCATCGAGGAAAAGGGTGAGGAACTGTTCGAACTGCTGCTTCGCGTCGCATCGGGCGAACACACGAAAAGCGAGGAACTGGGCTTTGGCGGTGTCGAGTTCGTTCCCTGGCAAATTGGAGCGGTCATGTGA
- a CDS encoding SDR family oxidoreductase has product MGRASAIACAAEGAKVIATDKNVALLEGLDGIETHGLDVTDGTAIGQFVASLPDLDGLFNVAGMVHHGTLLDVTDEDWERGFDLNVTSMMKLTRACLPGMLRQAEKTGSASIVNMSSMASSIKGFPVRTLYGASKAAVIGLTKGIAADFVTKGIRCNALCPGTVDTPSLRGRIASAPDPVQAEKDFIARQPMRRLAQVADITPMAIYLLSDESQFVTGQALAVDGGVTI; this is encoded by the coding sequence ATGGGGAGGGCGAGCGCGATCGCCTGTGCGGCGGAAGGTGCGAAGGTCATCGCAACAGACAAGAACGTTGCGCTGCTGGAAGGTCTTGACGGGATCGAGACCCACGGGCTCGACGTGACCGACGGAACCGCGATCGGTCAATTCGTGGCGTCCCTTCCCGACCTCGACGGCCTGTTCAACGTCGCGGGCATGGTGCATCACGGAACCCTGCTGGACGTGACCGACGAGGACTGGGAACGCGGCTTCGATCTGAATGTGACATCCATGATGAAGCTGACGCGCGCCTGCCTGCCGGGCATGCTGCGGCAGGCGGAAAAGACCGGCTCTGCCTCGATCGTCAACATGTCGTCCATGGCCAGTTCCATAAAGGGATTTCCGGTCAGGACGCTTTACGGGGCCTCCAAGGCCGCCGTGATCGGTCTGACCAAGGGCATCGCCGCGGATTTCGTCACCAAGGGCATCCGTTGCAATGCGCTTTGTCCGGGAACGGTCGACACGCCGTCCCTTCGCGGGCGCATTGCCTCTGCTCCGGATCCGGTGCAGGCCGAAAAGGATTTCATCGCGCGGCAGCCGATGCGGCGGCTGGCACAAGTTGCGGACATCACGCCCATGGCGATCTACCTGCTTTCGGACGAAAGCCAGTTCGTGACCGGACAGGCACTGGCAGTCGATGGCGGCGTCACGATCTGA